The Chitinophaga niabensis genome segment CCACCTTTGGCATCCATGGTAGGTTTATCTCCGAGGATCATGTCGCTGGGTTTCAGAATGTCTTTAACATGCACTTTAATGTTCCCGCTCACTACATTGTTGTTGGCATCCAGGAATACATTAGCCGGGAACTTGATCTTAGTGCCTTTGCTGGTGGTAATGGTTCCGCCGACACTGGCATCGAGGGTGAAGGATTCTGCTTTAGGAGCGTAAGCTTCAAAGAAAGCAGTCATAGTGCCCAGGTCGGAAAAATCATTCGTTACCTGTTTGTCCTTCCGGCAGGAGGTTATACCTACAGCGGAAATAACGGCGATGGAAAGGATCAGCTTTTTCATATAGTGTGTTTTTGTTTTCAGGAGTAGATAACCGACCTGGGAGAATTGTTACCTCCATCCTGAAAAAAAACACTAGATCATTGATATTCATGCTTATCATGCTCCCGGGAAATAAAAGGGGAATTTTTTCATGGATTATTTTTTTAAAGTATATTCATGAGCAGAACTACCTATTCACTAAATTTAATCAAATGCCTGTATACCCAACGCATCCCTGGAGCCCGACACAGAAAATTTCTTTCCGGTTTTTCTTCGCTTTTTTCATTTTATACACTTTCCCTTTTCCGCTGACCATAGTGCCTTACCTGTCTTACTGGTATTCGCTGTTATGGCAGCAGATTGTGCCATGGGTGGGCGCACATTTCCTGCATCTTCCACCCATCACCATTTTTACGAATGGCAGTGGAGATACTACCTATGACTATCTGCTACTGCTCAGTTATATAACACTGGCCCTGCTGATCGCCATTATATGGTCCCTGCTGGACAGGCGGCGGAAAAGTTATCATATCGCCTATCACTGGTTAAGGGTGCTGGTCCGTTATTACGTGGCAGGTATGATGTTCCTTTATGGCATTATCAAGATCTTCCATCTGCAGATGCCTGCTCCATATCTCTCCCAGCTGGTGCAGCCTTTCGGGGATAAATCTCCTATGGGCCTGGCATGGTCCTATGTAGGGTACTCCACTACATTCAGTGCATTCACCGGCTGGTCTGAAGTGATTGCAGGCGCATTCCTCCTGTTCCGCAGAACAACGCTGCTGGGGGCTGTATTATGTTCTTTTGTTGCCGTGAATATTGTTGCGATCAATTTCTGCTTTGATGTACCGGTGAAACTGTTCTCCTCTATGTTGCTGCTGATGTCCATCTTCCTGATGGCGCCGGATGTGCAGCGTTTACTGAACGTTTTCCTCCTGAATAAACCTGCGGAACCGCGTGCATATTATTCTTACCTGCCTAAGCGCTGGATGCGCATTACCGCCATTGTGATAAAGGTCCTTTATATTGCGTACATCATTATCCCCCAGGTTGAAAACGGCATAAATGGCCAAAAGCGTTACGGCGATAAGCGGCCGCTACCGCCTTTATACGGTATTTACAATACAGAACTGCTGGTGCGTAATAATGATACCATTCCGCCACTCACAACAGATACCACCCGCTGGCGGCAGCTGATCATCCAGTTTGAAAAAAGGGCTACGGTAAAGCTGATGAATGATACTATCAAGCCGTATAACCTTGTGGTGGATACCACGTTGAAAACGGCCACTGTTTT includes the following:
- a CDS encoding DoxX family protein, with amino-acid sequence MPVYPTHPWSPTQKISFRFFFAFFILYTFPFPLTIVPYLSYWYSLLWQQIVPWVGAHFLHLPPITIFTNGSGDTTYDYLLLLSYITLALLIAIIWSLLDRRRKSYHIAYHWLRVLVRYYVAGMMFLYGIIKIFHLQMPAPYLSQLVQPFGDKSPMGLAWSYVGYSTTFSAFTGWSEVIAGAFLLFRRTTLLGAVLCSFVAVNIVAINFCFDVPVKLFSSMLLLMSIFLMAPDVQRLLNVFLLNKPAEPRAYYSYLPKRWMRITAIVIKVLYIAYIIIPQVENGINGQKRYGDKRPLPPLYGIYNTELLVRNNDTIPPLTTDTTRWRQLIIQFEKRATVKLMNDTIKPYNLVVDTTLKTATVFSNTDTLHKVVLNYKADSVYLTLSNDSLYYRFKKYDHRNFRLISRGFRWVNEYPYNR